From a single Coriobacteriaceae bacterium genomic region:
- a CDS encoding arsenate reductase family protein yields the protein MAVLFVEYPKCSTCKKAKAWLDEHGVECIDRDIVLDNPTADELATWIARSGLPVRRFFNSSGMKYRELGLKARLDAGMTDRECYELLATDGMLVKRPLLVGDDFAIPGFREAAWAEALL from the coding sequence ATGGCGGTATTGTTTGTTGAATATCCCAAGTGCTCGACTTGTAAGAAGGCCAAGGCATGGCTGGACGAACATGGGGTAGAGTGTATCGACCGCGATATCGTTTTGGACAATCCCACGGCTGATGAGCTTGCGACCTGGATTGCTCGTTCGGGGCTGCCGGTGCGGCGCTTCTTTAATTCGTCGGGCATGAAATATCGAGAGCTGGGTCTGAAGGCGCGTCTGGATGCGGGCATGACGGATCGGGAGTGCTACGAGCTGCTGGCGACCGACGGCATGCTGGTCAAGCGTCCGCTGCTGGTGGGCGACGACTTTGCGATTCCCGGCTTTAGGGAAGCGGCTTGGGCCGAGGCGTTGCTGTAG